The following coding sequences are from one Triticum dicoccoides isolate Atlit2015 ecotype Zavitan chromosome 4A, WEW_v2.0, whole genome shotgun sequence window:
- the LOC119285532 gene encoding glutamic acid-rich protein-like isoform X2, whose amino-acid sequence MKLCGSDITYLNLVAVMETQGFNAYDCLFHIENPSLGEKGLDLVDSHAELQMIKRKIQDKLVLNLLVRACPPPDTDFERQHFEKPDLSTVVYQEPVVYDLSEPPILAVDQEGVVFESQCSTHHPVAPAGVCTQESRNATNKLKAVLEEEEEGYQGFEAYEDSDSSDEDGQIGSDPNYMVDEEDVEVEEGKRQRELEVQEEESDDDQSEEEEMLHYEGDTEVEDPFEVEEDRTFEQEEETIVEPVKKKQKLPVRRGPTTRSHCSELPEVEPDFRPSSDEEEEGLLRESDDDGFQPLSFVLQKKRKSRAKKRPPRKWYNEKMEQPHEQLCMKLCFRDQHQFREALLNLHITQARNFRYHRNSDQRIIVECTDKKCQFLMVAAVIKGEKTFVIKKMRLEHTCPSTTETTS is encoded by the exons ATGAAGCTGTGTGGTTCAGATATTACTTATTTGAATTTGGTTGCAGTGATGGAAACCCAAGGATTTAATGCATATGATTGTTTGTTTCACATTGAAAATCCATCTTTAGGAGAGAAAGGGCTGGATTTGGTAGACAGTCATGCAGAATTACAGATGATAAAGAGGAAGATCCAGGACAAATTGGTGCTTAATTTGCTAGTCAGGGCTTGTCCACCCCCTGATACTGATTTTGAGAGGCAGCATTTTGAAAAGCCAGACTTGTCCACTGTGGTGTACCAAGAGCCTGTTGTTTATGATCTGAGTGAGCCTCCTATCTTAGCTGTTGATCAGGAAGGAGTAGTCTTTGAGAGTCAATGTAGCACACATCACCCTGTTGCTCCTGCTGGTGTTTGCACACAAGAAAGCAGAAATGCAACTAACAAGTTGAAAGCAgttttggaagaagaagaagagggataccaaggatttgaggCTTATGAGGACAGTGATTCCTCTGATGAGGATGGTCAAATTGGAAGTGACCCTAATTACATGGTTGATGAAGAAGATGTAGAGGTGGAAGAGGGTAAGAGGCAGAGAGAGCTAGAAGTACAAGAGGAAGAATCAGATGATGATCAATCAGAAGAGGAAGAAATGCTGCATTATGAGGGTGACACTGAAGTTGAGGACCCATTTGAGGTAGAGGAAGATAGGACTTTTGAACAAGAAGAAGAAACTATAGTTGAACCtgtaaagaagaagcagaagctgcCAGTTAGAAGAGGCCCAACCACTAGGTCACATTGTAGTGAGCTACCAGAGGTTGAACCTGATTTCAGACCATcatcagatgaagaagaggaggggtTGTTGAGGGAGAGTGATGATGATGGTTTTCAGCCACTCTCTTTTGTCCTACAAAAGAAAAGGAAGAGTAGGGCAAAGAAAAGGCCTCCTAGGAAGTGGTACAATGAGAAAATGGAGCAACCACATGAGCAACTGTGTATGAAGTTGTGTTTTAGGGATCAGCATCAATTCAGAGaagctttgttgaatttgcacatCACCCAGGCCAGGAATTTCAGGTATCACAGGAATTCAGATCAGAGGATAATTGTTGAGTGTACAGATAAAAAATGCCAGTTCTTAATGGTGGCAGCAGTTATAAAAGGGGAGAAAACATTTGTAATTAAGAAGATGAGACTAGAGCACACTTGCCCTAGTACCACTGAGACCACCAG CTGA
- the LOC119285532 gene encoding autophagy-related protein 18a-like isoform X1, with the protein MGSTDPPGAERRRPAPPPPSPIVHLSFSSDASCFVVAGTSSVHWLSCDTFGLRGLYQEKDARKTIAAAAGDMLSLKESACATMSCVDSTKFFIRRWKPGYMNYHWRYFEGEKTYTGGEDDVRAVRVHGAKTVVVLVDRLEVLGCRTKDTEDKELWLLHSVVTGGNPLGLCAVSPGAPFTFACPGARDGEVHVERWEDKGEVAGSVVAIRAHSSRLASIAMSCDGRLVATASVRGTLVRVFSATDGALLQELRRGRDGADIHCIAFSPDLKWLAVSSDKATVHVFSVNVDLPSLTPEDSNGPGGLLAAPAPSSPAVATANKRSSLSFAGGFLPGYFSSEWSSTQIRVPEGTKYLVAFSSQPNTLLILGINGRFYRCRFDPEKGGVVDVRHKGTPCGSEEQDVECINFMNPSKKTSNSKPSYGS; encoded by the exons ATGGGGTCGACAGACCCACCTGGTGCCGAGAGGAGGAGGCCTgctcctccgccgccgtccccTATCGTCCACCTCTCCTTCAGCAGCGACGCGTCCTGCTTCGTCGTCGCCGGCACCTCCAGCGTGCATTGGCTTTCATGTGACACCTTCGGCCTGCGTGGCCTCTACCAAGAAAAAGATGCCAGAAAGACCATCGCCGCAGCGGCCGGCGACATGCTCAGCCTCAAGGAATCAGCATGTGCCACCATGAGCTGCGTCGACAGCACCAAGTTCTTCATCCGGCGTTGGAAGCCGGGATACATGAACTACCACTGGCGGTACTTCGAGGGGGAGAAGACATACACCGGAGGCGAAGACGACGTGCGGGCAGTGCGCGTTCACGGCGCGAAGACCGTCGTCGTGCTCGTCGACCGGCTGGAGGTGCTCGGCTGCAGGACCAAGGACACCGAGGACAAAGAGCTTTGGTTGCTGCACTCGGTGGTGACGGGGGGCAATCCCCTTGGCCTCTGCGCTGTGTCACCAGGCGCGCCCTTCACGTTCGCGTGCCCCGGCGCCAGGGATGGTGAGGTGCACGTCGAGCGGTGGGAGGACAAGGGGGAGGTCGCGGGGTCCGTGGTGGCCATACGTGCACACTCTTCCCGCCTTGCATCCATTGCCATGTCTTGCGACGGCCGGCTCGTGGCCACAGCTAGCGTCAGGGGCACCCTCGTGCGCGTCTTCAGCGCCACTGACGGCGCGTTGCTCCAAGAG CTGAGGAGAGGCCGAGACGGAGCAGACATCCACTGCATCGCCTTCTCTCCGGATTTAAAATGGTTGGCGGTCAGCAGCGACAAGGCGACCGTGCACGTGTTCAGCGTCAATGTCGATTTGCCAAGCCTGACACCGGAGGACAGCAACGGTCCCGGCGGTCTCCTAGCAGCCCCGGCGCCGTCGTCTCCAGCAGTAGCTACAGCCAACAAGAGGTCGTCGCTGTCGTTCGCTGGAG GATTCTTGCCGGGCTATTTCAGTTCAGAATGGTCGTCGACTCAGATCCGCGTCCCTGAAGGCACCAAGTACTTGGTCGCGTTCAGCAGTCAGCCAAACACCCTTCTCATCCTCGGCATTAATGGACG CTTCTACCGGTGCCGATTCGACCCGGAAAAAGGAGGCGTAGTGGACGTGCGGCACAAAGGGACGCCTTGTGGGAGTGAGGAACAAGACGTGGAGTGCATCAACTTCATGAATCCGAGCAAGAAAACATCTAATTCGAAGCCATCATATGGCAGCTAG